One window of Nymphaea colorata isolate Beijing-Zhang1983 chromosome 1, ASM883128v2, whole genome shotgun sequence genomic DNA carries:
- the LOC116253655 gene encoding histone deacetylase HDT1-like: MEMEFWGVEVKSGEPLKCDPGEHTYVHLSQVALGEIKKDKPSENVPIYVKVDDKKLAIGTLSTEKCTQVSLDLIFEKEFELSHGWKNGSVYFCGYKSIPEDEEDDDSDSGPEDLIPLLRNQNGEAKPKPVQPKPLTAKPKGKPDLPDSDESDEDADDDEDESDEEDGDEEMQSGDESDEDEDDEDEDSSADEETPEKAGKGKKRPQESATKTPGPEKKAKLVTPDGGKTGATEGKKGGGHVATPYPSKTAGKTPGGDKAKQQTPNAQAKKSGQVICKSCSKTFGSEQGLESHTKAKHSATTK, translated from the exons ATGGAAATGGAATTCTGGG GTGTTGAGGTCAAATCTGGTGAGCCACTAAAATGTGACCCCGGAGAGCATACCTACGTGCATCTATCCCAG GTGGCTCTTGGGGAGATTAAAAAGGACAAACCAAGTGAAAATGTACCGATCTATGTGAAGGTTGACGATAAGAAGCTTGCCATAGGAACGTTGTCTACTGAAAAGTGTACCCAAGTATCTCTTGACCTAATATTTGAGAAAGAATTTGAACTATCCCATGGTTGGAAGAATGGGAGCGTTTATTTCTGTGGCTATAAGTCTATTCCagaggatgaagaagatgatgattcAG ATTCTGGTCCAGAAGATCTCATCCCGCTTTTGAGAAATCAAAATG GAGAGGCCAAACCCAAACCTGTGCAGCCTAAACCTCTCACTGCCAAGCCCAAGGGTAAACCAGATCTGCCAGATTCTGATGAGAGCGATGAGGATGcagatgatgatgaggatgaaaGTGATGAAGAGGACGGGGATGAG GAGATGCAAAGTGGTGATGAGAGCGATGAAGACGAGGACGATGAGGATGAAGACAGTTCTGCTGACGAAGAAACACCTGAGAAG GCTGGTAAAGGCAAGAAAAGACCCCAAGAATCTGCTACGAAGACTCCTGGACCAGAGAAGAAAGCAAAGCTTGTGACTCCAGACGGTGGGAAGACAG GTGCCACAGAAGGCAAGAAGGGTGGTGGACATGTCGCTACGCCCTATCCGTCCAAAACTGCTGGAAAGACACCTGGCGGTGATAAGGCAAAGCAGCAGACCCCAAATGCCCAGGCTAAGAAATCCGGACAAGTGATTTGCAAGAGCTGCAGCAA GACATTTGGCTCGGAGCAGGGGCTGGAAAGCCATACCAAAGCTAAGCACAGCGCAACAACGAAGTGA
- the LOC116245796 gene encoding uncharacterized protein At4g22758 codes for MPSPRPSRRDDKGKRAASFHGRIPSDAREPSAVLRRPKTQPELFGSGRPESRPAEEFQCPPRPTKLLLNVTVQRSLGPIHIIISMDSTVQDLIAATLRQYAKEGRRPILSSTDAAAFDLHYSQFSLERLNPEEKLIGLGSRNFFLCPKPLTATATTCSDEAEKAGTMTSPWFLKLMDFLR; via the exons ATGCCGTCTCCCAGGCCTTCCCGACGCGACGACAAGGGGAAGAGGGCGGCTTCCTTCCACGGCCGCATTCCCTCCGACGCCCGGGAACCCTCTGCCGTTCTCCGCCGCCCAAAGACCCAACCGGAGCTGTTTGGCTCCGGCCGACCGGAGAGCCGACCGGCAGAAGAGTTCCAGTGTCCTCCTCGCCCCACGAAACTCCTGCTCAACGTCACCGTTCAGCGCAGCTTGGGCCCAATCCATATCATCATCTCGATGGATTCCACCGTGCAGGACCTGATCGCTGCCACGCTTAGGCAGTACGCCAAGGAAGGAAGGAGGCCGATCCTGTCCTCGACGGATGCGGCAGCGTTTGACCTCCATTATTCGCAGTTCAGCCTCGAGA GATTGAACCCTGAGGAGAAGCTGATCGGTCTGGGATCCCGGAACTTCTTCTTGTGCCCGAAGCCGCTGACGGCGACCGCCACGACGTGTAGCGACGAGGCGGAGAAGGCGGGCACCATGACCTCTCCATGGTTCCTCAAGTTGATGGATTTCCTGCGGTGA